A stretch of Dehalococcoidia bacterium DNA encodes these proteins:
- a CDS encoding DUF2341 domain-containing protein: protein MAWLTGWSYRKAIVIAPSADGAQSDYQLKLLVGESAGASGEQVDCAGHVLSSFDDLRFTTSDGVTLCPYWIESVTGTTPNRLATIWIKIPSIAASPAAATIYMYYGNAGASSESSGTDTFIAFDDFERGSDGDPVGGSWGTVTNVEIDTAIYWPGAGSTRSGRWVGGTAQARINRAASSSIAIQMRMIKTDAGAPIVWHGDAGSRMYALFTGTENWMFYDGSYHTVEALSHSTWYLFEYRNFDYDANTYDMVRDGVVKRIAAAQEASAAANGIIWIYNSAASGDINIDNLIVRKWTPSEPAWSSFGTEEYLPTPPPDYHVILSGVYSEEAPEINRAFVVGMDAAGGQVSGAAVAQAEVDLVGERTDAHHDPAIPTAAVAAAVAAAMLAKCRLDGRRAEIVIPPHCGLELWDVLAVIDTVANQDTLYRVSGYQLEYDTVKGAYFHRLQLCAL from the coding sequence ATGGCCTGGTTAACCGGCTGGTCCTATAGAAAGGCGATAGTCATCGCCCCTTCTGCCGATGGGGCCCAGTCCGATTATCAGTTGAAATTGCTGGTCGGCGAGAGCGCCGGCGCATCCGGTGAGCAGGTCGATTGCGCCGGGCACGTCCTCAGTTCCTTTGACGACCTGCGCTTCACCACCTCCGACGGCGTCACCCTCTGCCCTTACTGGATCGAGAGCGTCACGGGCACGACCCCCAACCGGCTGGCCACTATCTGGATAAAGATACCTTCGATCGCCGCGTCCCCGGCCGCCGCCACCATCTACATGTACTACGGTAATGCGGGAGCAAGCTCAGAGAGCAGCGGGACAGATACCTTTATTGCTTTTGACGACTTTGAGAGGGGCAGTGATGGAGACCCGGTAGGTGGTAGCTGGGGTACTGTTACTAACGTGGAAATAGATACGGCAATATACTGGCCCGGCGCTGGATCAACCCGGTCGGGACGGTGGGTGGGAGGGACTGCGCAAGCCCGGATAAATCGTGCAGCATCCTCCTCTATCGCCATACAGATGAGGATGATAAAAACCGATGCGGGTGCCCCGATTGTGTGGCATGGTGACGCCGGCAGTCGGATGTATGCTCTCTTTACAGGCACGGAGAACTGGATGTTTTATGACGGCTCGTACCACACGGTTGAAGCCTTGAGCCATAGCACATGGTATCTATTCGAGTACAGGAATTTTGACTACGATGCCAACACGTATGATATGGTGCGAGACGGTGTGGTTAAGCGGATAGCCGCGGCGCAAGAAGCCTCAGCCGCAGCGAACGGCATTATATGGATTTACAATTCGGCTGCTTCCGGTGACATAAATATTGATAATCTCATCGTCCGCAAATGGACCCCCAGCGAGCCCGCCTGGAGCAGCTTCGGAACTGAGGAATATCTACCTACGCCGCCCCCCGATTACCACGTCATCCTCTCGGGCGTTTACTCCGAAGAGGCCCCCGAAATCAACCGGGCCTTCGTGGTCGGCATGGACGCCGCGGGAGGGCAGGTGTCCGGCGCCGCCGTGGCCCAGGCCGAGGTCGACCTGGTCGGCGAGCGCACGGATGCCCACCACGACCCCGCCATCCCCACAGCCGCCGTGGCCGCAGCGGTGGCAGCCGCCATGCTGGCCAAATGCCGCCTTGACGGCCGCAGGGCGGAGATCGTCATTCCCCCGCACTGCGGATTGGAGCTGTGGGACGTGCTGGCGGTCATCGATACCGTCGCCAACCAGGATACTCTGTACCGCGTCAGCGGTTACCAGCTCGAATACGACACAGTCAAAGGCGCTTACTTCCACCGCCTGCAGCTGTGCGCCCTGTGA
- a CDS encoding class I SAM-dependent methyltransferase → MNYYCPKCKQILLAEGATYICNKCACKYFTVDGFPSFIDQDMSGDSFNTTAFKFLFEMEQKHFWHVGRKEIILDVIRRSITCPEKIRMLEIGCGNGNVLEFLRQNNINAEGCDLFLEGLKFCRQRSGSVPLYRIDVLALPFKAEYEAVGLFDVLEHIEDDVKALCEIHRALRPGGYLILTVPAYQSLWSRHDDTSHHIRRYSKKALMAKLEHSGFSVSRVTFFMFFLFPLLASIRLISRIFNFDKNKNKGINGSLEYKTIPVINDIFLALLRLEKYLIRNMDLPFGVSLIAVVRRD, encoded by the coding sequence ATGAATTATTATTGCCCGAAATGCAAGCAAATCCTCTTAGCCGAAGGTGCAACATATATTTGTAATAAATGCGCCTGTAAATATTTCACGGTTGATGGATTCCCCTCGTTCATTGATCAGGATATGAGCGGGGACAGCTTCAATACAACCGCTTTTAAATTTCTCTTCGAAATGGAACAGAAGCATTTCTGGCACGTGGGGAGGAAAGAGATCATACTGGACGTCATCAGGAGGAGTATTACCTGCCCGGAAAAAATCCGCATGCTTGAAATAGGATGTGGTAATGGCAATGTCCTGGAGTTTTTAAGGCAAAATAATATTAATGCGGAAGGGTGTGATCTTTTCCTGGAAGGGCTCAAATTCTGCAGGCAGAGATCCGGCTCAGTACCCCTGTATCGAATAGACGTTCTTGCTCTGCCTTTTAAAGCGGAATATGAGGCCGTCGGGCTTTTCGATGTGCTTGAGCACATCGAAGATGATGTTAAAGCATTATGTGAGATCCACAGGGCTTTGAGACCGGGAGGATATCTAATTTTAACGGTGCCGGCTTATCAGTCTTTATGGAGCCGCCATGATGATACATCGCATCATATAAGGCGTTACTCCAAAAAAGCCTTGATGGCAAAACTGGAACACAGTGGTTTTTCAGTATCGCGAGTGACATTTTTCATGTTCTTCCTTTTTCCATTGCTGGCTTCCATCAGGCTGATCAGTCGAATATTTAATTTTGATAAGAATAAAAATAAAGGGATAAATGGTTCTCTGGAATATAAAACTATTCCTGTTATAAACGATATATTCCTTGCACTATTAAGACTGGAGAAATATTTAATCCGTAATATGGATTTGCCGTTCGGAGTTTCGCTAATTGCAGTAGTCCGAAGAGACTAG
- a CDS encoding phage portal protein, whose protein sequence is MTTELDIKSLDQMDRARLAAYRSNLDFYNGTQWSERSRFRQLVFNYARIAVDKITSYMMNELNFACEPAAGGFENPPLQKNVGADLHLRPKEADIAKRAEELIYSVYDRNNCAELDYTTEIDAAILGDGCYKVTWDAAEKRIRITAPDVNGVFAWWQGDDITRLYRAASRYQLSSDEAAMLYKQNINKKTVSITEVWDVKSFTLYLDDRVIERKPNPYGFIPFIIFPNLRQPKQFWGISDIPALREPQRELNRALTQLSRILEVSGNPIAVLEGVDQSENIQVAPGAVWNVPPDARAYLLDLLQGGGIRLHIDYIDLVYRTMHDLSESPRASYGGIERDLSGIALEVELQSLLQKVRRKRLIRTNVYRRRNEMVLALHKKFARQDLTGVSQRILWGQVLPQDREREARNEQIMVQSGIHSRRTAMDNLSVRDPEAEFEKWMAERRRILEMNSEFKAQTTYGRARERSTAAESDAL, encoded by the coding sequence ATGACAACGGAACTGGATATCAAAAGCCTGGACCAGATGGACCGCGCGCGGCTGGCCGCCTACAGGTCCAACCTCGATTTCTATAACGGCACGCAATGGTCGGAGCGCTCACGCTTCCGCCAGCTCGTCTTCAACTATGCAAGGATAGCAGTGGACAAGATCACCAGCTATATGATGAACGAGTTGAATTTCGCCTGCGAACCTGCTGCGGGCGGGTTTGAAAACCCGCCCCTACAGAAAAATGTAGGGGCGGACCTTCATCTCCGCCCGAAAGAAGCGGATATCGCCAAACGTGCCGAGGAGCTCATCTACTCGGTCTACGACCGCAACAACTGCGCCGAGCTGGACTATACCACCGAGATCGACGCGGCCATACTGGGCGACGGCTGCTACAAGGTCACCTGGGACGCCGCCGAGAAACGCATCCGCATCACCGCGCCGGACGTTAACGGCGTCTTCGCCTGGTGGCAGGGGGACGATATCACTCGCCTCTACCGCGCCGCCTCACGCTACCAGCTTTCCTCCGACGAGGCTGCCATGCTTTATAAACAGAATATCAATAAGAAAACTGTTTCTATCACCGAGGTCTGGGACGTTAAGTCGTTCACACTCTACCTGGACGACCGCGTCATCGAACGCAAGCCCAATCCTTATGGTTTTATCCCGTTTATCATCTTCCCCAACCTGCGCCAACCCAAGCAGTTCTGGGGCATCTCCGATATACCCGCCCTGCGCGAGCCCCAGCGCGAGCTTAACCGCGCCCTCACGCAGCTTTCCCGCATCCTCGAGGTCTCGGGCAACCCCATTGCCGTCCTGGAAGGAGTCGATCAGTCCGAGAATATACAGGTGGCGCCCGGCGCCGTGTGGAACGTCCCGCCGGACGCGCGCGCCTATTTGCTCGACCTGCTGCAGGGTGGCGGCATAAGGCTGCATATCGACTATATCGACCTGGTCTACCGCACCATGCACGACCTGTCGGAGTCGCCGCGCGCTTCGTACGGCGGAATCGAACGCGATCTTTCAGGCATCGCGCTGGAAGTCGAGCTGCAGTCTCTGCTGCAGAAGGTGCGGCGCAAACGGCTCATCCGCACCAACGTCTACCGCAGGCGCAACGAGATGGTTCTGGCGCTGCATAAAAAGTTCGCGCGACAGGACCTTACCGGCGTCAGCCAGCGCATCCTGTGGGGACAGGTGCTGCCGCAGGACCGCGAACGCGAGGCCCGGAACGAGCAGATCATGGTGCAGTCGGGCATCCACTCCAGGCGCACCGCCATGGATAACCTGTCCGTACGCGACCCCGAGGCCGAGTTCGAAAAATGGATGGCCGAACGCAGACGTATTCTGGAAATGAACAGCGAGTTCAAGGCGCAGACCACCTACGGCAGAGCGAGAGAGAGAAGCACAGCCGCAGAGTCGGATGCACTTTAA
- a CDS encoding DegT/DnrJ/EryC1/StrS family aminotransferase — protein MKVEFYRHNISRKDIDNVSKVLNSLFLTHGKVVEEFENTFSRYLGCKYTVGLNSCTAALHLSLLAHGVGSGDEVITTPMTFIATANAVLHTGATPVFVDVESETGNIDADRIEEAITPRTRAVIPVHLYGQMCDMKKIRKIADRHGLIIIEDAAHCIEGVRDGIRPGTLGNAACFSFYATKNITSGEGGAVNINDSRIAKIIRKLRLHGMSKGASDRYSRKYEHWDMEMLGWKYNMSNIQAAMLLGQMEGIEKKLKRRELICRKYEEGFKNNSEITCLKILRGSKSARHLFTILVAPEKRDSIMHKLQHKDIGVAVNYRAIHLLKYYRQKYNFKRGMCPVAEQIGDSTITLPLYPKLRDDEIDYVIKSVNAITTT, from the coding sequence ATGAAAGTAGAATTTTACCGTCACAACATTAGCCGAAAAGATATTGACAACGTGTCAAAGGTATTGAATTCCCTTTTTCTAACACATGGCAAGGTGGTGGAGGAATTTGAAAACACATTCTCTCGATACCTTGGGTGCAAATACACGGTTGGCCTAAACAGTTGCACAGCGGCATTACACTTATCGTTACTGGCACACGGTGTGGGTAGCGGAGATGAAGTCATTACCACGCCGATGACTTTTATCGCAACTGCCAATGCTGTTCTGCATACTGGCGCCACCCCGGTATTCGTTGATGTTGAATCTGAAACCGGTAATATAGACGCCGACCGGATTGAAGAAGCAATAACACCCAGGACAAGGGCCGTTATTCCGGTGCACCTTTACGGCCAGATGTGCGATATGAAAAAGATCAGGAAAATCGCAGACAGGCACGGTTTAATCATCATAGAGGATGCGGCCCATTGTATTGAAGGAGTACGGGATGGAATACGCCCGGGGACGCTCGGAAACGCAGCATGCTTCAGCTTTTACGCCACGAAAAACATAACGTCCGGCGAGGGCGGAGCGGTCAACATAAACGATAGTAGAATTGCTAAAATCATTAGAAAGCTGCGACTGCATGGAATGAGCAAAGGGGCGTCCGACAGATATTCCAGGAAATACGAACACTGGGATATGGAGATGCTCGGCTGGAAATACAATATGAGCAACATTCAGGCCGCAATGCTATTGGGCCAAATGGAGGGAATCGAAAAAAAACTGAAGAGACGCGAGCTAATCTGTAGAAAATATGAAGAAGGCTTCAAGAATAATTCGGAAATAACCTGCCTGAAAATACTGCGGGGATCGAAGAGCGCCAGACACCTGTTTACAATACTCGTTGCCCCTGAAAAACGTGATTCAATTATGCACAAGCTTCAGCATAAGGATATCGGTGTTGCAGTCAATTACCGGGCGATACACCTGCTGAAGTATTACCGCCAAAAGTATAATTTCAAAAGAGGAATGTGCCCTGTGGCCGAGCAAATCGGGGACAGCACAATTACGCTGCCGCTTTATCCGAAATTACGTGATGATGAAATCGATTATGTTATCAAGTCCGTTAATGCGATAACCACCACATGA
- a CDS encoding protealysin inhibitor emfourin: protein MLLLTAAVIFAGCSQSDNTTSAAPITTPDRPGDPYIVYQRSGGLSNMGDTLSIYEGGDCELVGKNGDLHRCQVLSLKLGKIEQAFEQAGFFALPEEYPGNSQADVIKYCINYSAEGKKHRVTVYSNAMPDPLIPLIRELDQCIMLVSIAGVISQP, encoded by the coding sequence TTGTTATTACTGACGGCAGCCGTTATATTTGCGGGCTGCTCTCAGTCCGATAATACTACCTCCGCTGCTCCAATAACCACGCCGGACCGACCGGGCGATCCCTATATCGTTTATCAGCGCAGCGGAGGATTGAGCAATATGGGGGACACGCTCAGCATATACGAAGGCGGCGATTGCGAGCTGGTGGGGAAAAACGGCGACCTTCACAGGTGCCAGGTGCTGTCGCTTAAACTGGGTAAAATCGAGCAGGCCTTTGAGCAGGCCGGCTTCTTCGCCCTGCCGGAAGAATACCCGGGCAACTCGCAGGCGGACGTCATCAAATACTGTATAAATTATTCGGCGGAGGGCAAAAAGCACCGCGTGACGGTCTATTCCAACGCCATGCCCGACCCGCTGATACCTTTGATCAGGGAACTCGACCAGTGCATCATGCTCGTCTCGATAGCGGGCGTCATTTCGCAGCCTTAA
- a CDS encoding major capsid protein, which translates to MATLLTEAAKLSNDVLYQGVIETIVKDSPLLQLLPWIEIQGNALTYNRELTLPSAEWHAVNDDWITSPAVTFTQKTATLAILGQNADVDNYIRQTRSNIQDVESAIIELTAKAIRHELEDKLIYGDNTGSPNQFDGLVKLINTGSAGEQLIAAGATGATLTLSMIDQLIDAVKGGKPDLLMMSRRSRRKIMALARAAGNNLEVGKGALGEFVQYYNGIPIAINDFIKDTHTLAGSLETAFTGDTCSTIYSLSFGEDGLCGLTDRGGLQVVRIGEMETKDASRTRIKWYVSLALFSNIKAAALIGVKD; encoded by the coding sequence ATGGCAACGTTACTAACCGAAGCCGCAAAACTTTCCAACGACGTCCTCTACCAGGGCGTCATCGAGACCATCGTCAAGGACAGCCCCCTGCTGCAGCTTCTGCCCTGGATCGAGATACAGGGCAATGCCCTGACCTATAACCGCGAGCTGACCCTGCCCTCGGCCGAGTGGCACGCCGTCAACGACGACTGGATCACCAGCCCCGCCGTTACCTTCACCCAGAAGACGGCCACCCTGGCCATACTGGGCCAGAACGCCGATGTGGACAACTATATCCGCCAGACCCGCTCCAATATACAGGATGTCGAGTCCGCCATCATCGAGCTCACCGCCAAGGCCATACGCCACGAGCTGGAGGACAAGCTCATCTATGGAGACAATACGGGCAGCCCCAACCAGTTCGACGGACTGGTCAAACTGATCAATACCGGCTCTGCCGGCGAACAGCTCATCGCCGCCGGCGCCACGGGCGCCACGCTCACCCTCTCCATGATCGACCAGCTCATCGACGCCGTCAAGGGCGGCAAACCCGACCTGTTGATGATGAGCCGTCGCTCCCGCCGCAAGATCATGGCCCTGGCCAGGGCGGCGGGCAACAACCTCGAGGTGGGCAAAGGCGCGCTGGGCGAATTCGTGCAGTACTACAACGGAATACCCATCGCCATTAACGACTTCATCAAAGATACGCATACCCTCGCCGGCAGCCTCGAGACCGCCTTCACCGGCGATACCTGCTCCACCATCTATTCGCTCTCCTTCGGCGAGGACGGACTCTGCGGGCTGACCGACCGCGGCGGATTGCAGGTCGTAAGGATAGGCGAGATGGAGACCAAGGACGCCTCACGCACGCGCATCAAGTGGTACGTCAGCCTGGCCCTCTTCTCAAATATCAAGGCCGCCGCCCTGATCGGGGTGAAAGACTGA
- a CDS encoding helix-turn-helix domain-containing protein has product MRDVPVLPGEYSNWKDTGCELHSLCLECPFPRCLEEKPRGKQRARLKLRALAMRKMRRNGNGVRDVARAFGVSVRTVQREMKRRRALFKLALMR; this is encoded by the coding sequence ATGCGCGATGTACCTGTACTACCGGGCGAGTATTCAAACTGGAAGGATACCGGTTGCGAACTTCATTCTCTCTGCCTGGAATGCCCCTTTCCGCGGTGTCTGGAGGAGAAGCCGCGGGGGAAGCAGCGGGCTCGCCTTAAGCTGAGGGCTCTGGCGATGAGGAAGATGCGGCGCAACGGCAACGGCGTGCGTGATGTGGCAAGGGCCTTCGGCGTCAGTGTGCGCACCGTGCAGCGCGAAATGAAGAGACGGAGGGCGCTGTTCAAGCTGGCCCTTATGCGATAG
- a CDS encoding GNAT family N-acetyltransferase, whose protein sequence is MSIQISEWDTKHFGFTIAKLSPTLEKSNIEKGIRAARMRGVKLLISRCPTHAFGWIHELERRKFQLMDTLVYYSIDLTKYKIPETKYRARAATGKDKEIVRQIAEASFTGYISHYHSDDKLERRKCRELYERWAVNAFNDKKLANHILVSEIDKIVVAFLIIKIKDDGNTGDVILTAVNPTARGKGVYTDAVVHASRWVKEQGCSKIETPTQITNIFVQKAWASIGGNIDRSYYTFHLWI, encoded by the coding sequence TTGAGCATACAGATATCTGAGTGGGATACAAAACATTTTGGCTTTACAATTGCCAAATTGTCGCCCACCCTGGAAAAATCGAATATTGAAAAAGGCATACGAGCGGCCAGGATGCGGGGTGTAAAGTTGTTAATAAGCAGATGCCCTACTCATGCATTTGGATGGATACACGAGCTTGAACGAAGAAAATTCCAATTGATGGATACTCTCGTATATTACTCAATAGACCTCACCAAATATAAAATACCTGAGACGAAATACAGGGCAAGAGCGGCAACCGGTAAGGACAAGGAAATTGTGAGACAGATCGCGGAGGCATCTTTTACAGGATATATATCCCACTATCACTCGGATGACAAACTTGAAAGGCGAAAATGCCGTGAGCTTTATGAGCGATGGGCAGTCAACGCTTTCAATGATAAGAAGCTGGCTAATCACATATTAGTATCAGAGATAGACAAAATAGTAGTGGCCTTCCTTATAATTAAAATTAAGGATGACGGTAATACAGGTGATGTTATTCTAACTGCTGTCAATCCAACTGCGAGGGGGAAAGGGGTATATACAGATGCTGTAGTTCATGCATCGCGCTGGGTGAAGGAGCAGGGATGCAGCAAGATTGAGACACCAACTCAAATTACTAATATTTTTGTACAGAAGGCGTGGGCAAGCATTGGGGGTAATATTGACAGGTCCTATTACACATTCCATCTCTGGATATAA
- a CDS encoding glycosyltransferase family 2 protein, with protein MAENKMNSDIDSNSMEFSIVIPILNEQDNIPVLHNRLTSVMQGLGKDYEIIYVDDGSSDNSYQLLVDLHGKDNHIKIIRLTRNFGQHPAILAGFKITKGRTVITIDADLQNPPEEIPKLIDKLNEGYDIVFGVFMKRKHNLFRRAGSQFAKWVLTRVIPVETTSLSGFRALRSYTVDHLKLLNETSKFLDALLCWMGYRVGTVEVAHDERLSGKTKYTPLKLISLWLDMVISFTDVPLRIAMLLGTVFGIIGLLMAIVYFICFFVYRFTVPGFTTTIILITIFAGVQLLCLGIIGEYIGRMNIQTKKRPDYIIREKKGCE; from the coding sequence TTGGCTGAGAATAAAATGAACAGTGATATTGATAGTAATTCAATGGAATTCTCAATCGTAATTCCTATATTGAACGAACAAGACAACATACCTGTGCTTCATAATCGCCTCACCAGCGTAATGCAGGGATTAGGCAAAGATTACGAAATCATCTATGTAGATGATGGCAGTTCTGACAACTCATATCAGCTACTTGTCGATTTACACGGCAAGGACAACCATATCAAGATTATAAGACTTACTCGTAATTTCGGTCAGCATCCTGCAATTTTGGCCGGATTTAAGATCACAAAGGGCCGGACTGTTATAACGATAGACGCTGACCTGCAGAATCCACCGGAGGAGATACCCAAGCTTATCGATAAATTAAATGAGGGATACGATATAGTATTTGGGGTATTCATGAAGCGCAAGCACAATCTTTTCAGGCGGGCCGGTTCGCAGTTTGCCAAATGGGTGCTCACGAGGGTAATACCCGTTGAAACGACGAGCCTGAGTGGCTTCAGGGCACTAAGGTCTTACACTGTCGATCATCTTAAGTTGTTGAACGAGACAAGCAAGTTTCTTGATGCATTACTCTGTTGGATGGGCTACAGGGTCGGGACAGTGGAAGTAGCACACGATGAGAGATTGAGCGGGAAAACCAAATACACACCATTGAAGCTAATCAGTCTCTGGCTTGATATGGTGATTTCCTTTACAGACGTTCCACTCCGGATTGCTATGCTGCTTGGCACAGTTTTTGGCATAATCGGCCTGTTGATGGCGATCGTCTATTTTATATGCTTTTTCGTATATAGATTCACCGTGCCCGGGTTCACTACGACGATAATCCTGATAACGATCTTCGCAGGCGTTCAATTACTATGCCTGGGCATTATCGGTGAATATATTGGTAGGATGAACATTCAAACTAAGAAAAGACCTGATTACATTATCAGAGAAAAAAAGGGCTGTGAATAA
- a CDS encoding GDP-mannose 4,6-dehydratase — protein MTGGAGFIGSNFVKYIFDNYTGCHIIVLDALTYAGNIENIPQNIKNDKRFSFWYGNIRNGELVGELVSKADTVVHFAAESHVARSIFDNTVFFETDVLGTQVITNAVLKYQDSIERFIHISTSEVYGTALSSPMTEDHPLNPPSPYAAAKAGADRLVYSYWSTYNIPAIIIRPFNMYGPNQHLEKAIPRFITSALLDEPLTIHGTGANTRDWTYVTDLCIALDNVLQSSIDKVRGQVFNIGSGKDVSIKKIAALIIEKLNKPKSLITHIGDRPGQVIRHIASTAKASETIGWKPTVEFDDGLARTIEWYRHNRDWWVKQLWMRHVPIKTRDGRIEYH, from the coding sequence ATCACAGGCGGCGCCGGTTTTATCGGCAGCAATTTTGTTAAATATATATTTGATAATTACACCGGCTGCCATATTATAGTGCTTGATGCTCTGACTTACGCCGGAAATATAGAAAACATCCCCCAAAATATCAAGAATGATAAGCGCTTTTCGTTCTGGTACGGGAACATCAGGAATGGGGAACTGGTCGGCGAGCTCGTTTCAAAGGCGGATACTGTTGTGCATTTTGCGGCCGAGTCCCATGTGGCCAGGTCAATATTCGATAACACCGTATTTTTTGAAACAGATGTACTGGGCACTCAGGTAATCACCAATGCCGTACTCAAATACCAGGATTCGATCGAACGGTTTATCCATATCTCAACTTCCGAAGTCTACGGGACCGCCCTATCAAGCCCTATGACAGAGGATCATCCCCTCAACCCACCCAGCCCCTATGCCGCTGCCAAGGCCGGAGCCGACAGGCTGGTATATTCTTACTGGTCAACTTACAACATACCTGCAATTATAATCCGTCCTTTCAATATGTACGGGCCGAACCAGCACCTGGAGAAAGCCATCCCTCGATTTATTACCAGCGCCCTGCTTGACGAACCGCTGACCATTCACGGCACCGGCGCGAATACGCGGGACTGGACATATGTAACCGATCTATGTATCGCTCTTGATAACGTACTGCAGTCGAGCATTGATAAAGTCAGGGGCCAGGTGTTCAATATCGGTTCTGGAAAGGACGTGTCCATTAAAAAGATCGCAGCTTTAATTATTGAAAAGCTGAACAAACCGAAATCCCTGATCACTCATATCGGTGACCGACCCGGACAGGTGATCCGGCATATTGCCAGTACGGCTAAAGCAAGCGAAACAATCGGCTGGAAGCCGACGGTAGAATTCGATGACGGCCTGGCCAGGACCATCGAATGGTACAGGCACAATCGCGATTGGTGGGTTAAACAGCTGTGGATGCGACATGTCCCCATTAAAACAAGGGATGGCAGGATCGAATATCATTAA